The stretch of DNA AGAGAGCTTCACTCTAGCAGTGCACCCAGCAACGACGTTGCCGTTGCGTCTTCCGGGTCTGTCGCGACACccatgaagaagaaggcagctCGTCCCGCCAAAGTTGCCAAGAAGAGAACACCCGCGATGGCGAAGAAAACCCAGAAAAAGGTGCCAAAGAAGGCCGCTGCTCCTAACAAGAAAGCCCttgcgaagaaggggaagaaaacgggcaAGAAGCACTGAACAAAAACAGTCACAAGGACCCCGAGCGTCGTGCCTTAAGAACCGAGCCGGGGTCACAACACACCCAAAGAAGCAGCTCTCTGCTTAGTTtcgcgcctttttcgcgGGGAAGTATACCTATACATTTATGCATGTATAaatgtgtgtctcttcaaAAATATACGCCAGAGAtgtgtttcctctgcctccaGGAGGAGTGGGATCATTTTAAATGAGCTGTCGAGAAGCCATATATTTCCACGAAAGGGTCTCTCTATGCTGGATATATAGAGGAAAAGCCGCGTTGTCTTTTTGAGAGGTGCTCTGTTATGTGTGGCTGCCGTTAACAAGCTGGCTTTCATAGAGGGTTTGGGCGATCTCGTGCCTGTATTTTGTCGCGCCTTTTCCGGAGGAGGCGCTTTCTTTTTATGATTCGCGGCAGTTGCCGGTGTGTAGATATGTTTAGATGCGTCTGAGTGTGAACACATCGCCGATACAtacgctttcctctccttgatCGTGCTTAATCATAATGTGGAATGAGGGAACAAGAGAATCCACCGCATAAACTTAAAGGTCTTGTCGCACGGCAAAACTCGGAACACACGCCGAGGAGTCCACAGTTCCCACGGGCCTTTGTCGAATGCCAGCAGCTATTTTCGTGTCTTTTGGATAAATGGCGCCACGATCTACATCAGCCAACTGCCTTCAAGCGTTGTGTGTTCCAAGTCCACTCAGAGATGCCTGGTGTTCCGCGGTAAGAGGCATCTAGCGTTGTCAGCCACACCGGGGGGTATGGTCGGATCACGTGCACTCTTTTCACGATAGTGTAAGGACTGTGTGCGATATGTCCAGGGTGGAGGGACCCAGGGGAAGCATACGCTAATGTACCGGTGTAAGCATGTTTGTATGAAATGGTGCCCTGCCTTGAATAGGCTTCGGAGATACCGGAGGTGTCGCAGCACGGATGATTCCTGTGATGAATCATTTGAAGGCGGGAGTTGTGCGTAGCCGTGAGGCACACGACAAAACCTGAGACCTGGCGCACTTTCACTGGCGCTGCACCGAGAAGCACAAGCACTCAGCTACAAGATGAGAGACATTTACACTTTAGCTAACGCCATCGCACATGGAGAGTGTCCTGAACTTGGTCGCCACTACACCGTGATGCTCGAGAACTTTGGCGGGTTCCGAGTTTTTGCCCTTGGAAGAGAAGATGTCCTTGTCGCCGTTGTGTGTGGCTTCGCGGACCACGTATCAATCCAATGTTTTGAGTGTGTCTTCCCACAAAAGGCTGGAAAAGGTGCCTGCTCTCTTATGGGCATTTATATAGAGAGATCAATATAAAAACGCCGCACTGTCTTTGATAGGTGGGGCCTTCGTTTTACGATGAGAGGCGATAACGAACTCTTCCGAGGCATAGATGAAGACAACGTCGGATGTGAGAGTGCGGGGAGTCAGACCAAAACTCGAACATCGTCGTGGGTGTGCAGGCTGGCGgcacgcgttttccgctttttccgaGTCCTTGCAAACGAATAAAAAAAGTTCTCGGCGGGTGGAATTCTCCACCCCAGGCGGATCCGTCTCACATGCAGCGCTAGCGTGctgcgacgaggaagaagctcgGAAACAGTTTCACCTTCCGCGACGTGGGGTGATCCTCCCCAGCGCAGTTTCCGCGGTTTTTGTGAGAAAAAAGGCTCTGCAATCCGCGTGTGTCGGCTCGGAAAAAGGTTTCCTTAACTGCACGTTTCACGTCACGCCACGGGTCGGTTTGTAATCAAGCAACTGACTAGTCCAGATACCCTCCCTTGGTAGGCAAATACGCATTCACAGAAACCCGAGATACGTCCTTATCTATGAAAATGTACACATTTTCACAAGAAGCATGCCGTAATAAAAGCGTACAAAAGCCATGTATGCCATGAAGTTAGGTGCCTCCGCATTCCTGACTTGGACGCAAAACTGTTACAAAAAGGTCCACAAACCTTTTCTCTCATGACCAGGCGGGGCCGAGAAACAGCAATGACGCACGAATGTCTGCGAGAAACGTCGAGCTTAAGTAAATCATCAACTTTGACGCATTTTTTGACCAGGCGACCGCTCGCTCTTTTGAGGTGCTGGAACTTGCAAACCTTCCAATCTACTCGCAGCAgagtttctctccactgccgcacgccttttttcttcctcctgacTGCCCTTCCACCGCCGTACTCGACATgcacatacaaatatatatctGGAGATGTTTATATACGCATCTGTAAGGCGCGTGTAATACTGTAAACGCTGAGGTCGCGTCCCCTGCTTTGTATCGTGTGTGCATTggccgttttccttttccgtcaCAAGCGACACAGATGACGTCCAGTTGCTCTCGGCTGGGGCCTTCCGAGATCGCGGCCGTCTTACGGCTAAGACACTCTGCTTCGTTGCCGGTTTCGTTGCTTCCGGATTGTCGACGTTCGCTGTTgcagtgcatgcacccgCGCCTTCACCGCTCCCCGGAATGTCATGTTTTCTCTTGCGTCCTCCGGCGCCTTGAGATTCCCTTCCCATtcgctttgtttctctcggtctccctctcgcgcgcgcccgCCTCGCGTCTACATCCCTCATCTCTTACATTTCCTGACTTCCTCCCACGCCGCTTCCCAGCGcgctttcttgtctcgcTTCACTCTGGCGATTTCTTTtaccttctctctccccgggCCCCGCACGTCCCTCCACCATTTGTTCTCTGCCCCCTTCCgcggtcgcctcgccgcccgaTCCTCAGGCCGAACTGCGGTGCGTGCCAAAGGGCTGCAGCGACAGCCAAATGTACGGGAAGAAGTCTTCATCGTCGCTGCCGGGgtcgtcttttcccccgGTGAAGTAGCTGTTTCCGAAGCCGCCTTTCGGCGAGAACAGTTTATCCAGTTCAGAGCggagtttcttctccttggcTTCGCTGACGGGGCGcaggacgaaggcggcgaactCCGGCGGGACGCCGAAGCGGAGAATGGCCTCGCAGAAGGTGCGCATGACCTTGAGATGCATCCAGGCGACGAAGATgtcggagaaggcggcgaagcagacgcgaCTCAAAAAGGTTTCTTGCTTGGTTTTCTCGGCTTCGACGCGGGACCGCGCGAGCACGGTCTCTCTGTAGGTCTGTTCGCTGTACTTGAAGTCGCGCACGATGaacttcttcgcctgcgcggcTTGTCGGAAGGCGGGCACGTGCGAGGTGAACAGGATGACCCGCCAGAGCGCGTTCCCGTCCGCGTCCTCCGCGACGTTGAACTTCCGCGAGCTCCGCGGGACCACGAACGCGTCGAGGCTCTCGTACGTCTGTTCCCACTCGCGCTCGTGGCCGCGAGGCACAACAACGACGGCAGTCGTGAGGTGTTCCGTGTTCAAGAAGTCGTCTTCGCGCACGGTTTCCGGTGACAAGACGTCAATCAAGTCGCGCTGAAAGTAGTTCACCGgccccgtcttcttccccgccgccGTGTTGGCCATTTGCTGGCGAACTTCTTGCCAGACGGCGACTTTGGCGCGCACCTCGTCGTCCGTCTTCGTCACAGACTGGACGAGAGTGTCGAGGTTCTCGGAGATCGCCCGGAGACGCGGATACTTGGCGTCGTCCCACTGGAAACGCCGAATGTACTGGTCCACCGTCAGAGAGTGTCGCTGCCACACAACCTTCAACTCGCAGTCCGGATCAATCTCGAGGGCCTGCCGCTCGATCCGCCGAATCACGCTCTCTACGTACGCGTCCTGTTTCTGCAAGATGTCCACCGACCGAATCAAGTCGTCGAAAGTCCCAAACTTGAGGTGCGGAATGTCCAGCAGACACGCCTCATCGCACAACGCGTTGCGCGGACCCAGAACCGCGCGCTTCAATGAGCTAAAGATCTGCTCTGCGCTGTGCGACTCGTCCGTGTTGCACGCCACAATCCAGTACGGAGACGTCCGAGAGCCTCCCTCCCCCGGCGAGGGCCCTGTCCCCAACATCGTGGCGAGCGCACCAACAGGAGACAAACGCGGGAAGAACGGCAGAAAGGCCGGAGGGAacggggcgaagacggaacgGAAAAGCCACACACCcccgagacaggaagagacggagagagattaaagaggagaggagaggaagaaacagccAAACGAGCGGAGCAGAAGGTTGCCTTTTCGAGATCGCGCGATGCTGGCTctgaagcagagaacgagTGAGCGACAGTGGATGCCTTTTGCAAGAGCGGACGCAGGCTGAGGAAGTGAAGCGGGGAAACgggggcggagagacgaacgatGGGGACGACGGGATTACTCGCCGGGGGAACCTGAGCAGAGACGGCTTTCACGGTAGCAGACGAGACGCGGGGGAGTGGCGGGGCAACCCAAATCGCGTGAATcgccaagagagaggaagagaagaaagaaggggaacgaCTCCGAGGGACGCCCACGTGCGCAGAGGACGActcgacagcagagaggaccCTGATGGGGACGGCATGCGAGGGGAGGGCGCAGAAAAAACTGACATACACAGGGTATACAAGTCACGGACTGTCTCGACACCCCCCCGCGATGAGATTGCCGAAGGAGGGGAGAACACGCAAGGCCAAATTGAGAAACTAGGAAAGATGCCGCGATGTGCAGAGAATACTGCAGCGTGTAATTACAACTGGTTCACCGACAGGCGAGAATGAAAGAACGAGATTgtgagaagggaaacggcggCGGCTCCTGGCCATGCCACAGGGAATCCGAAGGCGATGCCGTTGGACACCTGGGTCTCTTGATTCCGCGTTATAACGCACAGACAGGTTGCAAACGACGCAAAGACACGAGACGGGGCGAAGCCCCAAAAACGCCGGCGAAAAGGTAGAATGTTCAGACCTCCCGCGGAGTGACAGCGAAAAGACCAGAGAGCCGAAGGGAAAGAGCGTGTGGGAGCGGCAGCGAGGGTGGCCAGAGTTAAATTGATGATGCGAGAtgaagcaggaagaaacgTGTGTTCGAAATGCAAGCAGATGGACAAAGCGCCTCAGAACGGCAAGAAgtagaagagaagaaacacgacgGATATAGGCAAGGGCTGTTTACAACAGGGGAAAAAATCGCAACGCGCGGACCccggaggcgcgaagaagcacaCTTGGCGTCGTCCGGGCGATGCTGGGGTACGCGCAAACGGGGGTGCTCTGATTTGCGACTGGAAATTGCCGGCACCCAGATGTGGAGAGACAACCAGCTGAACGGGCCCGGATCTCCACACGGGAATGATGCCACAGGCGAttcagagaagagggcgcgCAGGAGGCGCGTAACGCTGCCGCGTATGTGTCGGACGGGACGGCGCAgtcggagaggagacgctggagagaacgctagaagacgaggaggaacgcAGCAGAAGACTACGGAGCAAGAGCTCCGGAAAATCCACACAAGAGGGGAGTCTCAGACGGCACAGGCGACACCTTCGACCGTCCCTACTTTCTGTATGCCCTGTGAATATACGCATATACGCTTTGGGGAACGCCCGAGACGACACTCGCAATCGATTGCCGGTTCCGAACGAGGTCAGAAGCGTTTAGTCTACGCTTTAAAACCACGCTTTAGTCTCGGAGAATGTCATAGCGGAGTGCCTTCGGCTTTGCCGCGAAAGATTTCCACGGAAgcggggagaaaaggcgcttTCCTGAACACGGAAATCGACGTCGGCCTGTCTGTGTTGTAGATGTGCGATTAGGAAGATGGAACGCTCACTGAGTCGCAGTCTAAAAGAGCGTcgtggcgagaaaaggagaagcaCTCGCTTTGGAAAAAAAGGGTAGCGGCGTCTTTTTTGGCACCGGTCAGTTGAAAAGGAGAGTGGAGCGGAAAAGACGGTAGCGGGCGAGTTCTTTGTTTTGCTTTTCACGCGCTTTCAAGAAAAGCTTTCTCCCAAGCGCGTGAGAGGTAGCTACAGAAAAAAGACTCTCTGTAGAGTCGCGGCTCCACCCACCAGGTTTAGCTGCCGGGGGCTGGTTTTTGCAGTGAGTTAGGACTCCCACGTATGCTTCTCGTGGAACTGTGCCGTTCTCTTTGTCAAACAACTTGCGTCTATCGTGGGTTACTTTCGCGCCAACACGCGCAACACCGGGACATACCAAAaccgtctttttctctgcttcctgtgTGAAAAACGAGCAGCCGACTCGGCCACGGCAATGCACACACCCTGACCAACTGCGTTTGGCGGATCGACAGTCGAGGCTTCACAATGCATGCGATTCGAGCAATCCGAGAGAGAATAACGATAATCTTGGTCGTGCACAAAGAAAACAACAATTCCAGCGGTGCAGATGAAGGTCGGAAAATTGCTGTAGCGATTCTGTGCAGCTTGAGCAGCGGATTCGGGAAAAGTGGGGAACGACTGACTAGGCGCCGCCTGTAGCCGTCCTTGCATACTGTGGCCACTTGCCTGCATACGCTAAACAGTTTCTGGATGTTTACGGGTCTTACAGTTCTCGCATATAGCCGGATTTTGGAGCCGCCTTACATATGCTGTGGTAGTACCGATAAAATACAAGATGTGCCCGGAATAGGGTTGAAACCGAAATATTTTAGATGTCTTAAGCAGTCCCAATCGAGGCTTCGTGGTACTGGTGATGCTGAATATGACCTCAGTTACGACATACTGACAACCAAGTTCTTGGGGGTCTGTTCTTCTGCTCAGTTTTCCTTGTCGTCTGTGCCTCCAATAGGACGCGTTAACGTGCGGAAGTGAGTTTCACAAAAGGCAACGCGAGGGCTATCACAGGTTTAAACACGGTTCGCCGGGAGGCTCATtgcttccctccctttcAAATATTTTCCTCAGCTGTAAGCTTATGGTAAGCGCTATGGATTGGGTCCGTTTGGTGCGGCGTAGCGCTGCGTCCTGCTGAAACTGCagcagtggagagaagctggTCGCCATGGCAAACGCCTCGGGCGCAGAGTGTATATTGACAGTGGTTATGTTGACCTTTTAAACTGGTCTACACGGATGTAGCAGCATCAGAATTTCCGGTGGAACTGACTGAAATGGAAAAAAGAGCGATTCAGAAAGCTCATCCGTAAGACGCTGCATTTCCCTCAACAACGGGGGAATGTGGATTTCTTTCAAGCGTTTCTGTACATCCCCAGGGGAAATTCTTattttttcttctgcagccACTGCTGAAACGATTAACTGCCTGAAATTGATTTCCATCCGAACTGTCTTACCGACTGTAGCCCTTACACCAGGTGGGCGAGAACCTGTGGCTGTAGACACATACTGCCTGGTCCACGAGGAATCAGCCTCGAAACAAGACTGGCAGGGAGACTCCAGATTTCTGGACAACACAATATTGAAGAGGCAAGCAACACAGCCAGTTGAGCGAAAGAACGACAAATTCGGTGTCGTTTACCAGTCCAAACGGAATGTGTCGGCGTAGCGGGCATCACAAATGGGAGTGTTGTGGGTATCAAGGATCCCTGTGAAATGTATGGAAGGTAGGTGCATAGTCGTTaacagcagcagcagcagggactttcgccttttccaaGCCTAGCGCCACTGCTAGGGGTGAGAACGCGGACCCTTCGATGAGGGATCCTGCAAACGGATGTGCGAGCTCCTGGCTCATCTATGGACCACGGTGACTATTATTAGCGAGGAAGTCTCTCAAAGGCGgtgccgcgccttcgcgatCTGTGTACCGGCAAATAAAGTACGCGTGGTGACAAAGGTCCTGCGCGAGATCAAACCAGAACAAGGGCCATTTCAATTCACGAAAAAATCCCTTTATGTGACGAAAATAAACTTGGTTAGGATCCCATGACAGCCGATTACACGCGTTAGTGTGATCCAGTTGATGATGCAATGCAGCGCTTATATGCGCCAGTCCGCAGTGTGGGCATTGAGATGGAAACGAAGAGTGCGGCACCAGACGAAACTGAGTCAACATACAAGCTATATTTTTGTCGAAACGGCGAGCAGCGACGAAACCAGGACGGCCAATACCGAAGATAACACTGACGGTGGAGCGGGGGTATCTGCACCTGGGTTCAACAGGTGTTCAAAATCTGGCAGCGATGGGGCTGAATGCCAGTGGCTTCGGTGAACCATGTCAGAGGTCCAGAGGGGTGCGAACTACCAGGGTATACGGAAAAGTATCGACACGCCTGATAACATTGACATCACGAATGCTTGCTC from Neospora caninum Liverpool complete genome, chromosome XI encodes:
- a CDS encoding putative vacuolar ATP synthase subunit c, with the translated sequence MLGTGPSPGEGGSRTSPYWIVACNTDESHSAEQIFSSLKRAVLGPRNALCDEACLLDIPHLKFGTFDDLIRSVDILQKQDAYVESVIRRIERQALEIDPDCELKVVWQRHSLTVDQYIRRFQWDDAKYPRLRAISENLDTLVQSVTKTDDEVRAKVAVWQEVRQQMANTAAGKKTGPVNYFQRDLIDVLSPETVREDDFLNTEHLTTAVVVVPRGHEREWEQTYESLDAFVVPRSSRKFNVAEDADGNALWRVILFTSHVPAFRQAAQAKKFIVRDFKYSEQTYRETVLARSRVEAEKTKQETFLSRVCFAAFSDIFVAWMHLKVMRTFCEAILRFGVPPEFAAFVLRPVSEAKEKKLRSELDKLFSPKGGFGNSYFTGGKDDPGSDDEDFFPYIWLSLQPFGTHRSSA